ATGTATCAAACTATGCAATAAATCAAAGTTTATACACATGCTTAATATCTAAATTACTtctaaatacaattttacccttaaatttttaactttcgatAATAAGAAACTGCCACTTGTTCAATCAAGTGTTAAAAAGCTTGATGTCTATGAGTAAGGTCTCATATTTAAGTTTTGTAGATAAAAAATACAAGGGTGGAAAAGCTGccttaaattttgaactttCGATCGTAAGAGACTGCCACTTGTTCAATCAAGTGTTAAAAAGCTTGATGTCAATGTGTAAGGTCTCAGATTTaagttttatagataaaaaatacATGGGTGGAAAAGCTTCCCTTCTTTTAGGGATCTAATTCGACTTAACTCCAAATGTATTTAGAGTCAATGTGACTACTGAATGCAGAAATATTTTAGATGATAAAACTTTCGGTTACAAGcaatgttttaaaaatcaaaccaATGATTAAACTGGTCATTGGTTCTCTGTTTAACTTTAAAGATCGGTTCAATATATTTGTTCGGACTAACATAGCAGTCGGTTTCCGATCCAATTAGTCCAATTGACAAGTTTGATCTCGTTCCACCAACATTATCACGAGAGAGAAAGAATAAATGGATAATACTAGGCCCAGTAAAAACAGGCCGAAATTGGGTCCAAATATTGATAATACTTCTGACCAtataaattaactataaaagtTCGAATCGTTTCGTCCCAAAAagtaaaaaccctaaattctcACTTCTTTCGCTCTCAAAACCAAAACTAGAAGATCGGGGAGACAAGATGGCGGCCGGCGATCACACCGTTTTGCAGCTCAGTACGCCGTCAACGGCGAACCTGTCGGCCAAGGTTCATCCTCTCGTCATCTTTAACATCTGCGATTGCTACGTCAGACGCCCCGACCAAGCCGAGCGCGTAATCGGCACGCTCCTCGGCTCCGTCCTTCCTGATGGCACCGTTGATATCCGTAACTCCTATGCCGTTCCTCACACCGAATCCGCCGAACAGGTGCCCTAATTTTTATCTTCAGagtattgtatttttaatttttttaacagatttCTCTTTTGGATTGAGATCTGCTTAGCTTATAATTAAAGTTGAATTCTTTATCTGATTTTTAGGTAGAGCATTATGCTGAAATAAATAGAAGAGATCTATGATactgattttagggttttctaAAGGAATTGAATGAGATGCttttttatgattattgttCTTTGTAAATTGAATTTGTTTCTTAACACTTGATAGTGCTGTAAATAATGATTTGAGGATAGGCATTAATTAAGGTTAGAttgaaataatttcataaataagaGCACAATTGTACATTGTGAATAGGTTATTAAGTCTTAGCATTTTGTGACtgatatgaaatattttgcAGTCACTACTTTCTAAGTAATACTAATGATGATGGCTTACAgatatttaggtttttttttcttttaattgctTTTGTAATTCTCTCTAGTACTTCTGCAGGTTGCTTTGGATATTGAATACCATCATAATATGTTAGTCTCCCACCAAAAAGTGAATCCAAAGGAAGTAATTGTTGGATGGTAATTATCAGCTCCCTACCAAgttatattttctttctcataaaaaagaaaaaaaaattgttgaaagcTCTTTAGTCCCCTTTAGGTGTTATGCAAATGTAAGACTATTTGTATAAAAGTTCTCTCTTCCCACTGTCATGGTTGAATTGATTACCCACCTAATGCGAGTTTGTGTATTTTTTGTTGTACTTCCAACTTTTCCAGGTATTCTACTGGCCTTGGAGTCACTGGTGGTAGTGCATTGATCCATGATTTTTATTCTAGGGAAGTCCCAAACCCTATTCATTTGACAGTGGATACGGGATTTAGGAATGGAGAGGGCACGATAAAGGCCTACGTTTCTGTCAATTTAGCTCTTGGAGACCGACAGCTTGCTGCTCAATTCCAAGAAATTCCTCTTGATCTACGTATGGTTGAAGCTGAGCGACTCGGGTGTATGTATCACTTTAACAATCTTAGACGCTATCTTATAGTAATGCCTATTCTCTTTCTCACTCTATGTGAGTATGATCATGCGTGTATTGCTTGAACACAGTCTCACCCGTCTCTATACTTGTCTAAGAAAGTGGAATGCCCTGCATCTTTTTAATATCTTCACCTGTTACTGCAAAGTAAAGAATCTTGATACAATCTAACTAAAGGAATTTGTTGAAAAACCAGTTGACATCCTGAAGACAACAGCGGTTGACAAACTGCCGAATGATTTGGAAGGAATGGAAGTCACAATGCAAAGACTGTTGGCTTTAATAGATGATGTCTACAAATACGTAGATGATGTTGTGGTACGTAAATTAGCTCCATCTCTatccatcttttttttatttgtcacAATTGCTTTCTGTTATAACGTCTGTTCCCTTTCTCAGGAGGGGCGTGTTGCGGCTGATAATAGCATCGGCAGATTTATATCAGACACAGTAGCCTCCTTGCCTAAACTATCGCCATCCGTATTTGATAAGCTTGTGAATGATAGTCTGCAGGTACGATTTGATTAATTTTCGAATATCATAACAGTTGTGCTTTGGTGGTGAAATCTCCCAAAATAATGTTTTGACACTAATTTATGTGGATTTTGAGTGGTGCAGGATCAGTTGCTGTTATTATACTTGTCGAGCATCACTAGGACACAACTTGGATTAGCTGAGAAGTTGAACACAGCTGCACAGATCCTGTGATTTGGGTCCAAAGTGATAAATTTTTGTTCTTAGGCGAATCACGTGCTTTGATTGTGGGAAACTTTAGCTGGAGAAagattatatgttattattattggcGGTTCAAAATGACCTCTGTAGTTGCTGTAAGTTGTCCTTTTCTCCTAAACTACATGTCCTCCAGCTGTgaggttgaattaaatttcGCTTTTaattccttctctttttcttcaatattcttatttcaacatttaattttgtttaattttgctaCAAACTCTTAGTTTTcttctaataaatttattttgggagTGAAACTTGGCAAAGCAAATATGGATTAGGCATTACGTGACTCGAGTCAAACTAGAAAGGCTTTTATGGGTGTCTTTCCCTAATGCAAGGAATGTGAGATACCATAAGTGCACACAAACTAATCGAACAAAGCATTCACGGTATCAGGCAACTCTAATTAACCACAAACAAGTATCATCCAGAGGAATCATCTTACAGagtaacaaaatgaaaaatgccTTAATGAGGTCGGTAACCCCTTCTATCTCATAGAAAACATAACTTGACTTACCCTAATGAGGTCCCACGGGCAGTAAATTGGTTCAGCTCAGTTTTACTCCATTAAACCTTCAAGACTGAACCTTGGTACAGACAAATGACATGAAAATGCCTTTCCAGCATCACCGGCAGGTAAGTAATGATAATCCGAAGCATTTCTGAACCGCCATAGCTGAATATGATTTTGACCCTTTATTACCCACAAGTTCAACTACCTACCATCATATTCAGCAACACAGAAAAAAGGCATTGAAAGATTAACTCCAAGAAATGGGAAAGATTCAACAATTAAAAACTAACAATTTATTGTTGTAGCAGAAGAAAATAGCAGAACACGTAACAGGCATCAAAAGAGTTATTCTTAGCTCACTCTTTTCTCGGATCGTTTTTAATCCCCAGGCATTAAGAACACAAAACTCATCATCAGCTGATCACAGattatttacatacatatttataaaaatatacccCATCAGCATCGTTGTAGATAAAAGCAATCAATAATCCGGATGACGGTAATCACTATAATCATCCCTGTCCCTTGATGCGACGTCGTCCTCCACTCTTCCACGATTCCTTTCTTCTTCGTATCTCAATCCTTCTTCTAATGATAATCCACCTAAAGCCCCCGCAGCCGCTCCAACAGTTGATCCGGTCCCAAATTTAGGGCCTCCTCTAGGTCTCTGATCATAGGGAGAGTAATCTAACGGTGCTGATGGACCAGTGTAGCTGTAAGACCGCTCCAAGAAAGGACGAGGAGGCATGGGCGGCGGCGGAGTAGGATAGTAGTGATTGGAGAAATGGGGAGAATACGAATCGGGGACGGAGTACGTAGGCGATTGAGGCGGCGGAGGGTGAGAAACGTAGGGCAAACCGGAGTATCTTGGCGGATGGGGAGGGACATTTGTGTAATAATAGTTAggaggggcaaaatggtaatcaGGCGGTGGAGGAAGGGGACGTTCGCGAATCCCGAGTTTCACCCGAATCTTGCCCTGGGGACGACCCGAGGGTCGGAGGAGAGGGAAGGTTCGGATCTTGGAACGGTCATCCGGGTCGGGTAATTCTTTGAGTTCGACACGGAGAGTGGCGACTAACGGCTTAGGTGTTTCCGATGGCTTGGAGTGAAAAATCTCGAGGGTTAAAACGACGTCGTGTAGAGGGGAGGGAAGGGGAAGGGTGAAACGCTCGTTCCATACCGGTCGGGTTGATCCGGCATCGTCCGAACGGGTCGAGAGACGGCGGTCTGGATCGACCCAGAAGACAGCGTAGGGTTTGAGATCGCCGTTTCGCCAGTTGACGTTCTTTAGATGCTTGGCTGAGACGACGGTGAGGTCGAGATCAATAGATGACGGTGGCGGCGGTCGATAGGAAGCGGCCATAGAGAAGGCTTGCGACGGTTCGCTGCTGGAAGATGCTAACGCGCGCCGTATAAAAAGGATGGTGTTTTTTGAAAGGAGATTTTTGTGAATGGGGGGAGTGAGGGGAGGAGATGATTTGCTTAGCTTGGGAAGGGGACAAAAGGGAGGAAGGAAAGCAAAATGACAGTTTTAACCTTCGTGACGTGTGGAGTCTAGGATTTGTAAACGTGGCAAATCCTTATTGGTTTAGAGGAGTCAAAAGTCAATTACTTTTTGgatatcattatttatttatttattttggcaGAAAAAGATGAAAGCAGCAGCATATATTCTCTACAGCAAGGGAATAGTGTATTTATTAGAAGAATCCAAGTTCTAAGGTATCCTAAGAGCTCAAGCCTATCTATCTGATCCATAATGGGTGTAATCCTGTTAAGATTGAATTCGAGTTCGATTCAACACCTATTTCTAAGTTCGATTCGAAACATATTCAAGTTACTCTAACTCGAACTCAATAACTGAGTTTAGgattgataatatatattaaggataatgatttaatttattaatataaaaatataaaaaacatgaTAAGGCTCGTGAGCCATTTGAATCAAGTTTTACTTTGCTCAAATTCGGTTTAATCAATAACTTAAATTGTTTAAACTCAAGGTTGgctcaataattatcaaatcgagtttgattttttgtttttaattgaacaCGAGTAGCTTGTGAGTACCAATGTTTCATTTACACCCCTAATTGATATTGCTATAAggttaatttcaaaaagaaaatatttttggaaaggGTTAGTCTTTGGTACACTGGCAATGTACTTTTTCTTATTCcacaagtaattttaaaaaaatatcacgactctcttatttttaaaatattttttattaaataggaCAATTGTTAACCTCCTAATTTTACTTGTGAAGTCTAAAACTATAGcaatataccaaatatttttctcTTGGAAAATGGTGTAAAAGGTATGGCTTGTTAATTTTGAGTGTTTACTATTGTTACACAAAATTATCATTGAaagttaaaatatcaattttagacTATCatgttagaaatgaaaaataaattaatttagataatatttaaataatttaatataattatatataaaatatacattttaaatatttttaagtaaaattaataaattatttgtaaatttaataatacatgaaatattttaaaaattaaaatataataataaattatattaaattaatttactataataatacttacatatatttaaataatttaatataatgatagataaaatataaattagcctaaaattttaaatatattttaaatagtcaatatataaaattttaaatacattttaaactattaatacaaataaagatatattaataatttgaactcccaaacacaaaaataagggcacttaaaccttaaaatttggGTTTCGAttgaaaacatttttcaaaaaatttatccGCATTGGTAATTCTTATTAATATTGAAAGTTGGTAACTAAAGATAATTAATCAcaatactaatatttttatcaattgtttttatttttattggtataataacaaatttaacctttaaagtATACACGTTTTGTCtatttaatctttgatttaaCAAAGTTAGGCCGCAACATTACGCAttcatcaatttgatcataatttaaaagatttagcatgtaatatttaaacattCGGTCAACATTTAggcaaaatatataaatattaagggctaaatttattattatatcaatcaaaactaTATTCAATTGACGAAAAATATTAACGtcatgattaattattttagttgctcactaattaatattaattttaagtgaaaTCAATAAATGGTAGTGAACAAAAAGATATTTTTACATTACTAATCATATGTTCACGTGTCTTTTATTACCAATAAAACGAAGACGTTTTAGGCTTTGGTAAAAGACAACTTATAATCTTGACTTCGAGCGACACTGCCAACTTCTCTCCTCACTCTCTAATTACCAGTAGCGCCGTTTCCGTACATTTCCCCTAAAATCTCCATAGACAAAATGCAAGAAGTGAAGGCTGAGATTgcaaccaaaaattcaaagaaggCAAATCTATTAGATCACAATTCCCTCAAACACATCCTCGACGAATCCGTCTCTGaggtataataaaaattttgaaaaaaatttaaaaaatatcaattgaaATAACCCTAGATCCATTCATCTTCACGATTTACTGCTCGAATTTTtcgaataattttttttttgtactttcaattttttttttttgtatttgaataGATCGTTACGAGTCGTGGGTATGCGGAAGACGTGAGGATGAGCAATGTCAGATTATTCATTGGAACGATTATCATTGTAATCGCTCTATTTGCTCAGTTTTACAAAAAGAAGTTCCCTGGAAACCGTGATTTCCTCATTGGTTGCATTGTATTATATCCTTTTTTTCAgaatttgtttgttttggttTATCGTAATTGCTAGATAAATAGTTGTTCAAGAATGTTTAggatgaatttgaattgaatttctttattttggaataatttttaattaaaaatttgtgaTGAGAATCTATTATAGGTTTCATTTGgttgtttatgtt
The nucleotide sequence above comes from Gossypium raimondii isolate GPD5lz chromosome 13, ASM2569854v1, whole genome shotgun sequence. Encoded proteins:
- the LOC105782678 gene encoding eukaryotic translation initiation factor 3 subunit F — its product is MAAGDHTVLQLSTPSTANLSAKVHPLVIFNICDCYVRRPDQAERVIGTLLGSVLPDGTVDIRNSYAVPHTESAEQVALDIEYHHNMLVSHQKVNPKEVIVGWYSTGLGVTGGSALIHDFYSREVPNPIHLTVDTGFRNGEGTIKAYVSVNLALGDRQLAAQFQEIPLDLRMVEAERLGFDILKTTAVDKLPNDLEGMEVTMQRLLALIDDVYKYVDDVVEGRVAADNSIGRFISDTVASLPKLSPSVFDKLVNDSLQDQLLLLYLSSITRTQLGLAEKLNTAAQIL
- the LOC105782677 gene encoding extensin; amino-acid sequence: MAASYRPPPPSSIDLDLTVVSAKHLKNVNWRNGDLKPYAVFWVDPDRRLSTRSDDAGSTRPVWNERFTLPLPSPLHDVVLTLEIFHSKPSETPKPLVATLRVELKELPDPDDRSKIRTFPLLRPSGRPQGKIRVKLGIRERPLPPPPDYHFAPPNYYYTNVPPHPPRYSGLPYVSHPPPPQSPTYSVPDSYSPHFSNHYYPTPPPPMPPRPFLERSYSYTGPSAPLDYSPYDQRPRGGPKFGTGSTVGAAAGALGGLSLEEGLRYEEERNRGRVEDDVASRDRDDYSDYRHPDY